Proteins encoded together in one Janthinobacterium tructae window:
- a CDS encoding alpha/beta hydrolase — MSLDPLIAAWLEESKNAPPPASLADLRAATETGLRQLHGPLEDVASIKDYVLPGEHALAVRAYVPAGADMNSPLPAIVFAHGGGWCLCSLDLYDNPCRALANATGCVIFSVDYRLAPEHKFPVPLADFYQALCWVAEHAAALGIDVKRLAVGGDSAGGNLAAAAAQMARDQAGPALAHQLLLYPALDFAFDTASYERYAQGYLLTREAMRFCWSAYLNEPAEGAQPYAAPLREASLKDLPPATVLVCEFDPLHDEGAAYARRLREDGVAAECVQLDGMIHAAIHMLGLTPAARGLFDVAGLAMRKALAM, encoded by the coding sequence ATGAGCCTCGATCCACTGATCGCCGCCTGGCTGGAAGAGAGCAAAAATGCGCCGCCGCCCGCCTCGCTGGCAGACCTGCGCGCCGCCACGGAAACGGGGCTGCGCCAGCTGCACGGGCCGTTGGAAGACGTCGCCTCGATCAAGGATTACGTGCTGCCGGGCGAACATGCGCTGGCCGTGCGCGCCTACGTGCCGGCCGGCGCGGATATGAACTCCCCCCTGCCCGCGATCGTCTTTGCGCATGGCGGAGGATGGTGTCTGTGCTCGCTGGACCTGTACGACAATCCGTGCCGCGCGCTGGCCAACGCCACCGGCTGCGTGATCTTTTCCGTCGATTACCGGCTGGCGCCCGAGCACAAGTTCCCCGTGCCGCTAGCCGATTTTTATCAGGCCTTGTGCTGGGTCGCCGAACATGCGGCGGCGCTTGGCATCGACGTGAAGCGCCTCGCCGTGGGCGGCGACAGCGCGGGCGGCAACCTGGCCGCCGCAGCGGCGCAGATGGCGCGCGACCAGGCCGGCCCCGCGCTGGCGCACCAGCTGCTGCTGTACCCGGCGCTCGATTTCGCCTTCGACACGGCTTCCTACGAGCGCTATGCGCAGGGCTATTTGCTGACCCGCGAGGCCATGCGTTTTTGCTGGTCTGCGTACCTGAACGAGCCGGCCGAGGGCGCGCAACCTTATGCTGCGCCCCTGCGGGAGGCCTCGCTGAAGGACTTGCCGCCGGCGACGGTGCTGGTGTGCGAATTCGACCCGCTGCATGACGAAGGCGCGGCGTATGCACGGCGCTTGCGCGAAGACGGCGTGGCGGCAGAGTGCGTGCAGCTCGACGGCATGATCCATGCAGCGATACACATGCTGGGCCTGACGCCAGCGGCGCGGGGATTGTTCGATGTGGCGGGACTGGCGATGCGAAAAGCGCTGGCAATGTAA
- a CDS encoding alpha/beta fold hydrolase: MNDFTHEFTHDYVRIDGQRLHCVIAGAGKPVLLIPGWPQTWYAWRHVMAALAANGYQAIAIDPPGSGHSSRPADGYDTGAVAATLHRAMLALGHAHYDVVGHDIGMWVGYALASDFPQAVTKLALTEAVIPGLAPAPPIFVAPSDNIFLWHFMFNQVLDLPEMLTAGKEREYIRFIFDRWSYRRDKVAVDVYADAYATPGALRAGFAYYRAIPETIRQNLERGKRSLAMPVLAIGADHATNDAPLLTMQGKADHLQGAIVAECGHFIMEEQPEAFIAHLLPFLAGEKSGNNA, from the coding sequence ATGAACGATTTTACACACGAATTTACACATGATTACGTCCGCATCGACGGCCAGCGCCTGCATTGCGTGATTGCCGGCGCAGGCAAACCCGTGCTCCTGATCCCCGGCTGGCCGCAAACCTGGTATGCCTGGCGCCATGTGATGGCGGCGCTGGCCGCCAATGGCTACCAGGCCATCGCCATCGACCCGCCAGGCAGCGGCCACTCCAGCCGCCCCGCCGATGGCTACGACACGGGTGCCGTAGCGGCCACCCTGCACCGCGCCATGCTGGCCCTGGGCCACGCGCACTACGACGTGGTCGGTCACGACATCGGCATGTGGGTCGGCTATGCGCTGGCCAGCGATTTCCCGCAGGCCGTGACGAAACTGGCGCTGACGGAAGCCGTCATTCCCGGCCTGGCACCGGCGCCGCCGATCTTCGTGGCGCCGTCCGACAATATCTTCCTGTGGCATTTCATGTTCAACCAGGTGCTCGATTTGCCGGAAATGCTCACGGCGGGCAAGGAGCGCGAATACATCCGCTTCATTTTCGACCGCTGGTCGTACCGCCGCGACAAAGTGGCAGTCGACGTGTATGCGGACGCCTACGCCACGCCGGGCGCCCTGCGCGCGGGCTTCGCCTACTACCGCGCCATACCTGAAACCATCCGGCAAAACCTGGAGCGGGGCAAGCGCAGCCTGGCCATGCCCGTGCTGGCCATCGGCGCCGACCACGCGACGAATGACGCGCCCCTGCTGACCATGCAGGGCAAGGCGGATCATTTACAAGGCGCCATCGTCGCCGAATGCGGCCACTTCATCATGGAAGAACAGCCGGAAGCGTTCATCGCCCACCTGCTGCCCTTCCTGGCCGGAGAAAAGTCAGGAAACAACGCATGA
- a CDS encoding sugar phosphate isomerase/epimerase family protein → MKTIQGPSLHLAQFAADTAPFNTLPAIAEWAAGMGFKALQIPAWDARLFDVAQAAHSQQYCDELVAMLAGHGLVISELTTHILGQLVAVHPAYDALCDSFAPAHLHGQPAARTAWAIEQVKLAAMASKRLGLTDMGTFSGSFAWPYLFPFPQRPPGLIETAFDELARRWLPILDVCEEQGVNLCYEIHPSEDLHDGISFEMFYERVGRHPRCKMLFDPSHFVLQQLNYLEFIDIYKEHIRMFHVKDAEFNPTGRQGIYGGYQSWENRAGRFRSLGDGQVDFKAIFSKMAQNDYAGWATLEWECCLKDQEVGAREGVAFINAHIIAVTDKIFDDFAGAPVSAQQIHQLLGIQHN, encoded by the coding sequence ATGAAAACCATCCAAGGACCGAGCCTGCACCTGGCCCAATTCGCCGCCGATACGGCGCCCTTCAACACCCTGCCCGCCATCGCCGAGTGGGCGGCCGGCATGGGCTTCAAGGCCCTGCAGATTCCCGCCTGGGATGCGCGCCTGTTCGACGTGGCGCAGGCCGCACACAGCCAGCAATACTGCGATGAACTGGTCGCCATGCTGGCCGGCCATGGCCTGGTCATCAGCGAACTGACGACGCACATCCTCGGCCAGCTGGTGGCCGTGCACCCGGCCTACGACGCGCTGTGCGACAGCTTCGCGCCGGCACACCTGCACGGCCAGCCGGCGGCGCGCACGGCATGGGCCATCGAGCAGGTGAAGCTGGCGGCGATGGCCTCGAAGCGCCTGGGCCTGACCGACATGGGCACGTTTTCCGGCTCGTTCGCCTGGCCCTATCTGTTCCCGTTCCCGCAGCGTCCGCCCGGCCTGATCGAAACGGCCTTCGACGAACTGGCGCGCCGCTGGCTGCCCATCCTCGACGTGTGCGAGGAACAGGGCGTCAACCTGTGCTACGAAATCCACCCCAGCGAAGACCTGCATGACGGCATCAGCTTCGAGATGTTTTATGAAAGAGTGGGCCGCCACCCGCGCTGCAAGATGCTGTTCGACCCCAGCCACTTCGTGCTGCAGCAGCTGAACTACCTGGAATTCATCGATATCTACAAGGAGCACATCCGCATGTTCCATGTAAAGGATGCGGAATTCAATCCGACAGGACGGCAAGGCATCTACGGCGGCTACCAGTCGTGGGAAAACCGCGCCGGGCGCTTCCGTTCGCTCGGTGATGGCCAGGTCGATTTCAAGGCGATCTTTTCGAAGATGGCGCAAAACGATTACGCGGGCTGGGCCACGCTGGAATGGGAATGCTGCCTGAAGGACCAGGAAGTGGGCGCGCGCGAAGGCGTGGCTTTCATCAACGCCCACATCATTGCCGTGACCGACAAGATTTTCGACGACTTCGCCGGCGCCCCCGTCAGCGCGCAACAGATCCATCAATTGCTGGGCATCCAGCACAACTAA
- a CDS encoding TetR/AcrR family transcriptional regulator, protein MAGRPREFDRALALAKARDAFWTRGYEGVSMADLVAALGIASARIYAAFGSKEQLFREAVELYETGEGAFAVHALAASLNVREAVARMLEEAVLLYTRSGQPQGCMVVTAATNTSAENAGIADWLAQHRRARTQAVIDRLRAAQLAGELKGDADVQALGDYYAALLHGLSVQARDGIPAERLLALIQPAMAPLALAMI, encoded by the coding sequence ATGGCAGGAAGACCGAGGGAATTTGACCGCGCGCTGGCGCTGGCAAAAGCGCGCGACGCGTTCTGGACGCGCGGCTATGAAGGCGTGTCGATGGCCGACCTGGTGGCGGCGCTGGGCATCGCCTCGGCGCGCATCTATGCGGCGTTCGGCTCGAAAGAGCAGCTGTTCCGCGAAGCCGTGGAGCTGTATGAAACGGGAGAAGGCGCATTTGCCGTGCACGCGCTGGCGGCCAGCCTGAATGTGCGCGAGGCGGTGGCGCGCATGCTGGAAGAAGCGGTGCTGCTGTACACGCGCAGCGGCCAGCCGCAAGGCTGCATGGTGGTCACGGCCGCCACGAATACGAGTGCGGAAAACGCCGGCATCGCCGACTGGCTGGCGCAGCACCGCCGCGCGCGCACGCAAGCGGTCATCGATCGCTTGCGCGCGGCGCAGCTGGCAGGAGAGTTAAAAGGGGACGCCGACGTGCAGGCGCTGGGCGATTATTATGCGGCGCTGCTGCACGGTCTGTCGGTGCAGGCGCGCGACGGCATTCCGGCCGAACGGCTGCTGGCGCTGATCCAGCCTGCCATGGCGCCGCTGGCGCTGGCTATGATATAG
- a CDS encoding flagellar basal body protein: MSISALTSGTSGLTANQRALDVAANNIANANTPGFQPQKAEFRESSPAGTGVTLSVEGRKLAASESVSGANATAAKAAESRPNGVGLASELTDNLIYKAGFNLSANVVKAADQALGSLIDVKT; encoded by the coding sequence ATGTCCATCTCCGCCCTCACCAGCGGCACCTCGGGGCTGACCGCCAACCAGCGCGCGCTGGATGTGGCCGCCAACAATATCGCCAATGCGAATACGCCGGGCTTCCAGCCGCAGAAAGCCGAGTTCCGGGAGTCCAGCCCGGCCGGCACGGGCGTCACGCTCTCCGTCGAAGGGCGCAAGCTGGCCGCCAGCGAAAGCGTCAGCGGCGCCAATGCGACTGCGGCCAAGGCGGCCGAAAGCCGGCCGAACGGCGTAGGCCTGGCGTCCGAACTGACGGACAACCTGATCTACAAGGCCGGTTTCAACCTGTCGGCGAATGTCGTCAAGGCGGCCGACCAGGCGCTAGGCAGCCTGATCGACGTCAAGACTTGA